From Salarias fasciatus chromosome 12, fSalaFa1.1, whole genome shotgun sequence, the proteins below share one genomic window:
- the isl1a gene encoding LOW QUALITY PROTEIN: insulin gene enhancer protein isl-1 (The sequence of the model RefSeq protein was modified relative to this genomic sequence to represent the inferred CDS: inserted 3 bases in 3 codons), with translation MGDMGDPPKKKRLVSLCVGCGNQIHDQYILRVSPDLEWHAACLKCAECSQYLDESCTCFVRDGKTYCKRDYIRLYGIKCAKCNIGFSKNDFVMRARSXVYHIECFRCVACSRQLIPGDEFALREDGLFCRADHDVVERASLGPGDPLSPLHPARPLQMAAEPISARQPALRPHVHKQPEKTTRVRTVLNEKQLHTLRTCYNAXPRPDALMKEQLVXMTGLSPRVIRVWFQNKRCKDKKRSLLMKQLQQQQPNDKTNIQGMTGTPMVAASPERHDGGLQANPVEVQSYQPPWKVLSDFALQSDIDQPAFQQLVSFSEGGPGSNSTGSEVASMSSQLPDTPNSMVSSPIEA, from the exons ATGGGAGACATGGGGGACCCGCCGAAAA AGAAGCGGCTGGTTTCTCTGTGCGTGGGCTGCGGGAACCAGATCCACGACCAGTACATCCTGCGCGTGTCCCCGGACCTGGAGTGGCACGCGGCCTGCCTCAAGTGCGCCGAGTGCAGCCAGTACCTGGACGAGTCCTGCACCTGCTTCGTCCGGGACGGGAAGACCTACTGCAAGCGGGACTACATCAG gttatACGGGATTAAATGCGCCAAATGCAACATCGGCTTCAGCAAGAACGACTTCGTGATGCGGGCCCGGT CGGTCTACCACATCGAGTGCTTCCGCTGCGTGGCGTGCAGCCGGCAGCTCATCCCGGGGGACGAGTTCGCCCTGCGCGAGGACGGCCTCTTCTGCCGGGCCGACCACGACGTGGTGGAGCGGGCCAGCCTGGGCCCCGGGGACCCGCTCAGCCCGCTGCACCCCGCGCGGCCGCTGCAGATGGCAG CAGAACCGATCTCGGCGCGGCAGCCGGCGCTGCGGCCGCACGTGCACAAGCAGCCGGAGAAGACGACGCGCGTGCGGACGGTGCTGAACGAGAAGCAGCTGCACACGCTGCGGACCTGCTACAACG ACCCGCGGCCCGACGCGCTCAtgaaggagcagctgg gGATGACCGGCCTCAGCCCGCGCGTCATCCGGGTCTGGTTCCAGAACAAGCGCTGCAAGGACAAGAAGCGGAGCCTGCtcatgaagcagctgcagcagcagcagcccaacGACAAGACG AACATCCAGGGCATGACGGGAACCCCGATGGTGGCGGCCAGTCCGGAGCGGCACGACGGCGGCCTGCAGGCCAACCCGGTGGAGGTGCAGAGCTACCAGCCGCCCTGGAAGGTGCTCAGCGACTTCGCCCTGCAGAGCGACATCGACCAGCCGGCCTTCCAGCAACTG GTCAGCTTCTCGGAGGGGGGTCCCGGCTCCAACTCGACGGGCAGCGAGGTGGCGTCCATGTCGTCGCAGCTCCCGGACACGCCGAACAGCATGGTGTCCAGCCCCATCGAGGCCTGA